Proteins encoded together in one Gemmatimonadota bacterium DH-78 window:
- a CDS encoding ABC transporter ATP-binding protein, protein MSAMDVDTNEGERSVVTAEPEARVTVEVAGLTKSFLEEGRGEVRAVDGIDFHCRAGEVFGLLGANGAGKTTTLRMLSTVLRPSAGQARVMGFDVESQGEMVRRSLGFHSASTALYPRLTARETLDFFARVNRLPKPRVKERVEQLIERFGITEYADARVEKLSSGMKQKVAIARTLAHDPPVLIFDEPTVGLDVLNAISLLEVVEELRAEGRTVIYSSHIMSEAERLCDRIAVLHRGRILALGTLDELREATGLHYLQDIFVHYVQAAEA, encoded by the coding sequence ATGAGTGCGATGGACGTCGACACGAACGAGGGGGAGCGGAGCGTGGTCACTGCCGAGCCGGAAGCGCGCGTGACCGTGGAGGTCGCCGGGCTCACCAAGTCGTTTCTCGAGGAGGGCCGCGGCGAGGTGCGGGCCGTGGACGGCATCGACTTTCACTGCCGCGCGGGCGAGGTGTTCGGCCTGTTGGGCGCCAATGGCGCCGGTAAGACCACCACGCTGCGCATGCTCTCCACCGTGCTCCGCCCCTCGGCGGGGCAGGCGCGGGTGATGGGCTTCGACGTGGAGTCGCAGGGAGAGATGGTGCGTCGCTCGCTCGGATTCCACAGCGCTTCGACCGCCCTCTACCCCCGCCTCACGGCGCGCGAGACCCTCGATTTCTTCGCGCGGGTGAACCGGCTGCCGAAGCCCCGGGTGAAGGAGCGGGTGGAGCAGCTGATCGAGCGATTCGGCATCACCGAGTACGCCGATGCGCGGGTCGAGAAGCTGTCGAGCGGCATGAAGCAGAAGGTGGCGATCGCGCGCACGCTCGCGCACGATCCGCCGGTGCTGATCTTCGACGAGCCGACGGTGGGGCTCGACGTGCTCAACGCGATCTCGCTGCTCGAGGTGGTGGAGGAGCTCCGGGCCGAGGGGCGCACCGTGATCTACTCGTCGCACATCATGAGCGAGGCGGAGCGGCTGTGTGATCGCATCGCGGTGCTGCATCGCGGGCGCATTCTCGCGCTGGGCACCCTCGACGAGCTGCGCGAGGCCACCGGGCTGCACTACCTGCAGGACATCTTCGTGCACTACG
- a CDS encoding ABC transporter permease: MVWVLYLRELRSALRERSIVVNGILLPIFLYPFLMWAMFTAMTFVEGQAEGFVSRVAVPDDDPLPGLVAALESRSDVRLESQHPVDSLDALLARGELDAVVRFASAADSPLLDNPTVELAFDRAETRSRRAAERVESVVDSLRAVRLSREAVALGLDTVSLQVFAMGTENVVTNRDAGRLIMAMMVPLFLTLMVALGCFIPAVDTTAGERERSTWETLWTTGVSRGSVVVAKYLLVATMGILAGVLNVVAISLTLGGVVAPLLGDRASELGVGLPLAAVPVMLAVAVLLALLFAALMMVLAAFARTFKEGQAMVTPAYYLALAPLLLGSSPDRGLTPALSLVPVANVTLGLKDAIMGRGDTGLLLTAFAVNAVLVVLCLLFARALVAREEVVTGNFEGSLWSWLRSRARGGAPTGARSNG; encoded by the coding sequence ATGGTGTGGGTGCTCTACCTGCGGGAGTTGCGCTCGGCCCTTCGCGAGCGGTCGATCGTGGTGAACGGCATTCTCCTGCCGATCTTTCTCTACCCCTTCCTCATGTGGGCGATGTTCACCGCCATGACCTTCGTGGAGGGTCAGGCGGAGGGGTTCGTGTCGCGGGTGGCCGTGCCCGACGACGACCCGCTGCCGGGTCTGGTGGCGGCTCTGGAGTCCCGGAGCGACGTCCGTCTCGAGTCGCAGCATCCGGTCGACTCGCTCGATGCGCTCCTCGCCCGTGGCGAGCTCGACGCCGTGGTGCGGTTCGCCTCCGCGGCCGACTCCCCACTGCTCGACAATCCCACCGTGGAGCTCGCCTTCGACCGCGCCGAGACGCGCAGTCGCCGCGCCGCGGAACGGGTGGAGAGCGTGGTCGATTCGCTGCGGGCGGTGCGCCTGAGCCGCGAGGCGGTGGCGCTGGGGCTCGACACGGTGTCGCTGCAGGTGTTCGCCATGGGCACCGAGAACGTCGTCACCAACCGCGATGCGGGCCGGCTGATCATGGCCATGATGGTGCCCCTGTTTCTCACCCTGATGGTGGCGCTCGGATGCTTCATTCCGGCCGTCGACACCACGGCTGGGGAGCGGGAGAGGTCCACCTGGGAGACCCTCTGGACCACGGGCGTGTCGCGCGGAAGCGTGGTGGTCGCCAAGTATCTGCTCGTGGCCACGATGGGGATCCTGGCCGGGGTGCTCAACGTGGTGGCGATCTCCCTCACGCTGGGCGGCGTGGTGGCCCCCCTGCTCGGCGACCGTGCGAGCGAGCTGGGCGTGGGACTCCCGCTGGCCGCCGTGCCCGTGATGCTCGCCGTGGCGGTGCTGCTGGCGCTGCTCTTCGCCGCCCTGATGATGGTGCTGGCCGCCTTCGCCCGAACGTTCAAGGAGGGCCAGGCCATGGTCACGCCGGCCTACTACCTCGCCCTCGCCCCCCTGCTGCTGGGCAGCTCGCCCGACCGCGGGCTCACCCCCGCGCTGTCGCTGGTGCCGGTGGCCAACGTCACCCTGGGGCTGAAGGATGCGATCATGGGTCGCGGCGATACCGGGCTCCTGCTCACGGCCTTCGCGGTGAATGCGGTGCTGGTGGTGCTGTGCCTGCTGTTCGCCCGCGCCCTCGTGGCGCGCGAAGAGGTGGTGACGGGCAACTTCGAGGGGTCGCTGTGGAGCTGGCTGCGCAGTCGCGCGCGGGGCGGTGCCCCCACGGGAGCGAGGAGCAACGGATGA
- a CDS encoding ADOP family duplicated permease: MRLYRWLLRVYPAPFRHLYGAELEALFARLLERARPEGRVAVARLWGRTAIDTLRTGLRERWSRRGYRVGRSRLRVPRRSVASRLADLAWDLRVGARSLLRSPGYCVAVVLTLALGIGANTALFSVAYGTLIRPLPFADADRLVRLVHEAPSAADPGGGLAREGFSVADLQAYAAGLPAVDDLAEFHAMSFTLIDSAGPHRVRAGVVSAGFFDLLGTEALHGRLLSPADDALEAEPVVVLSHRYWMDRFGGDPDVIGMRVRMNDHDHRVVGVLPARPWFPVERDLFLPVSACPTRSDPAFIADARARMMFAYARMAPGATVAEVGAGADSLLAALASADPETWPVDRGFDVRAVSLHDDMVAEVRPLAGALFAVAGFLLLIACANAAGLSLARAGRRLRELEVRGALGAGRARLLRTLVGEGVILALVGGALGVGVAVGGHDLLVGFAERFTTRAQEIRLDGAVLAFTAVASIASGLVFGAVPGLWVAGRVGSRGVVESSATVGRGSRSLQQGLVVGQVAVAFAVVTAAGLALRTVWAVSSTDLGFETASVARLTVAIDQDRWQHPDSARRLFDRIDDRLALEPEVGRVARSMGGPLSGLMHRDGYLIGADTATALARLVDPGFFEILGMRVLEGRTFSHTDDLGAVPVAVVNRTFHDRYMKGRHLVGTRMTRCHAPGDCLPETTIVGVVDDVRFDGPDESVAAEVYHVARQDPVFGGEELVLELHGEPAALESTITARIHDVDPDLAVTGYASLEGLRRERLRPRRFLAWLLGAMAGVAAGLAVAGIAGVAALSASSRTRELGIRRALGASPGALTSRLVREGVVVAGAGVAAGLLVTWAFSTTFAAFFETILWGVERYDALTLALTSMLFFAVAVAATWGPARRAARRDPREVLAEQ; the protein is encoded by the coding sequence GTGAGACTGTACCGCTGGCTGCTGCGGGTGTACCCGGCGCCCTTCCGTCACCTCTACGGGGCGGAGCTCGAGGCCCTCTTCGCCCGGCTCCTCGAGCGCGCGCGGCCGGAGGGGCGCGTTGCGGTGGCGCGCCTGTGGGGGCGGACCGCGATCGACACCCTCCGCACGGGGCTGCGCGAGCGGTGGTCGCGGCGCGGGTATCGCGTGGGGCGCAGCCGCCTGCGGGTGCCGCGCCGGAGCGTGGCGTCGCGTCTCGCGGATCTCGCCTGGGACCTGCGGGTGGGTGCGCGCTCGCTGCTTCGCTCCCCCGGCTACTGCGTGGCCGTGGTGCTCACCCTCGCGCTCGGGATCGGGGCGAACACCGCGCTCTTCTCCGTGGCCTACGGCACCCTGATCCGCCCGCTGCCCTTCGCCGACGCCGACCGGCTCGTGCGACTCGTGCACGAGGCGCCCTCGGCGGCCGATCCGGGGGGCGGACTCGCCCGCGAAGGCTTCTCGGTGGCGGACCTGCAGGCCTATGCCGCGGGGCTGCCGGCGGTGGACGACCTGGCCGAGTTCCACGCCATGAGCTTCACCCTGATCGACTCGGCGGGGCCGCACCGGGTGCGGGCCGGGGTGGTGTCGGCCGGCTTCTTCGATCTGCTCGGCACGGAGGCGCTGCACGGTCGACTACTGAGCCCCGCCGACGACGCGCTGGAGGCCGAGCCGGTGGTGGTGCTCTCGCACCGGTACTGGATGGATCGCTTCGGGGGAGACCCGGACGTGATCGGCATGCGGGTGCGAATGAACGACCACGACCACCGGGTGGTGGGCGTGCTCCCCGCGAGGCCGTGGTTCCCGGTGGAGCGCGACCTCTTCCTGCCCGTGTCGGCCTGCCCCACCCGCAGTGATCCTGCCTTCATCGCCGACGCCCGCGCCCGGATGATGTTCGCCTATGCGCGGATGGCACCCGGAGCGACCGTGGCGGAGGTGGGGGCGGGGGCGGACTCGCTCCTGGCCGCCCTGGCATCGGCCGATCCGGAGACGTGGCCGGTGGATCGGGGCTTCGACGTGCGCGCCGTGTCGCTGCACGACGACATGGTGGCCGAGGTCCGACCGCTCGCGGGAGCGCTCTTCGCGGTGGCGGGCTTCCTGCTGCTGATCGCCTGCGCGAACGCCGCCGGTCTCTCGCTCGCGCGCGCCGGCCGCCGGCTGCGCGAGCTCGAGGTGCGCGGCGCGCTGGGAGCGGGGCGGGCCCGCCTGCTGCGCACGCTGGTTGGGGAGGGGGTGATTCTCGCCCTCGTGGGCGGCGCGCTCGGGGTGGGGGTGGCCGTCGGCGGCCACGATCTGCTCGTGGGGTTCGCCGAGCGCTTCACCACGCGGGCTCAGGAGATTCGACTCGACGGCGCCGTGCTGGCCTTCACCGCGGTGGCCTCGATCGCCAGCGGCCTCGTGTTCGGAGCGGTGCCCGGGTTGTGGGTAGCCGGTCGTGTCGGCAGCCGCGGGGTGGTGGAGAGCTCGGCCACGGTCGGGCGGGGCAGTCGGTCGCTTCAGCAGGGCCTCGTGGTGGGGCAGGTGGCCGTGGCCTTCGCCGTCGTGACCGCCGCGGGGCTGGCGCTGCGCACCGTGTGGGCGGTGTCGTCCACCGACCTCGGCTTCGAGACGGCGTCGGTGGCCCGTCTCACCGTGGCGATCGATCAGGACCGCTGGCAGCACCCCGACTCGGCGCGCCGTCTCTTCGACCGGATCGACGACCGGCTCGCGCTGGAGCCCGAGGTGGGCCGCGTGGCGCGCTCCATGGGAGGGCCGCTGTCGGGTCTGATGCACCGCGACGGCTACCTCATCGGCGCCGACACGGCCACCGCGCTCGCCCGCCTCGTCGATCCCGGCTTCTTCGAGATCCTGGGCATGCGGGTGCTCGAGGGACGCACCTTCTCGCACACCGACGACCTCGGCGCCGTGCCGGTCGCCGTCGTGAACCGCACCTTCCACGACCGCTACATGAAGGGGCGACATCTGGTGGGCACCCGCATGACCCGCTGCCACGCGCCCGGCGACTGTCTTCCGGAGACGACGATCGTGGGGGTGGTCGACGACGTCCGCTTCGACGGCCCCGACGAATCGGTGGCCGCCGAGGTGTATCATGTCGCGCGCCAGGACCCGGTGTTCGGGGGCGAGGAGCTGGTGCTCGAACTCCACGGGGAGCCCGCCGCGCTGGAGTCGACGATCACCGCCCGCATTCACGACGTGGACCCCGATCTCGCCGTGACCGGCTACGCCTCGCTCGAGGGGCTGCGCCGCGAGCGCCTGCGCCCTCGAAGGTTCCTCGCCTGGCTGTTGGGCGCGATGGCCGGGGTGGCGGCCGGACTGGCTGTCGCGGGCATCGCCGGCGTGGCGGCGCTGTCGGCGTCGTCCCGCACGCGCGAGCTCGGGATCCGGCGGGCGCTCGGCGCCAGTCCCGGCGCGCTCACCTCGCGCCTCGTGCGGGAGGGTGTCGTGGTGGCCGGTGCGGGCGTGGCGGCCGGGTTGCTCGTGACCTGGGCCTTCTCGACCACCTTCGCCGCCTTCTTCGAGACGATCCTGTGGGGCGTCGAGCGGTACGACGCGCTCACCCTGGCGCTCACGTCGATGCTCTTCTTCGCCGTGGCGGTGGCGGCCACCTGGGGACCCGCCCGCCGCGCCGCCCGCCGCGACCCTCGCGAGGTGCTTGCGGAGCAGTGA
- a CDS encoding PadR family transcriptional regulator, whose protein sequence is MTVDALTERARDFLPVGVPVFHILLALGADTLHGYGILESIEAKTGGEASILPGTLYATMNRMQDDGLIEEADRPEGADARRKYYRRTALGGAVVAAEARRLQLLVEVARRDLPEGAGGPATGDPTAR, encoded by the coding sequence GTGACCGTGGACGCGCTCACCGAACGGGCCCGCGACTTTCTCCCCGTGGGCGTGCCCGTCTTCCACATCCTGCTGGCGTTGGGTGCGGACACGCTGCACGGCTACGGCATTCTGGAGTCGATCGAGGCGAAGACGGGGGGCGAGGCGTCGATCCTGCCCGGCACCCTGTACGCCACGATGAACCGCATGCAGGACGACGGGCTGATCGAAGAGGCCGACCGGCCCGAGGGGGCCGACGCGCGCCGCAAGTACTACCGGCGCACGGCGCTCGGGGGTGCGGTGGTGGCCGCCGAGGCCCGCCGGCTGCAGCTGCTGGTGGAGGTGGCGCGGCGCGACCTTCCGGAGGGCGCCGGCGGCCCGGCGACCGGAGACCCGACGGCACGGTGA
- a CDS encoding ABC transporter permease — MGIRHHMTGALRAVRRNPGYAGAFILTLGLAIGVNTAVFSVVHAVLLAPLPFQDADRIVYLQQPAVRAGVPNATFSFHEVADYRDGVPSFDQVVEFGDWTFSVVSSDGTEPHRAIAGLVTSNYFEVLGMRPALGRALTVQDDQPGAEAVIVLTHRYWTRVFGADPAVLDRVVELSGQRARIVGVLEPGSHYTGSRQQDFYANYTTNDHYQSASMLDSRTHRMTDVFARLAPGAELETAAREAQTLAATLRQEYPDAYPERLGYDLTVSRWQDELTREARPVFLLLMATVGAVLLLACANLANLTLTRLVRRQGELATRGALGASPAELRAGLVAENVVLALAGAALGLVFAVLSRGALAAYAARFTVRADEVGLSAPVLAFTLAVGIGVAVLLALLPGMPVAPAAGNLSVAAGRATGSRARKRVQRGLVVTQLALSFALLTGAGLLVRSLLALQSVDPGFDTDNVVTMEAFQSFAATGPQLSNDDLFRHLRHDVMSFPGVRAVAIASFAPLTGSNPVAWNFAVEGGETDESQSVLAAFNNVTPGYFDALGMTLLRGRPIEMMDGPDAEPVVVVSESLAETLFGADEAVGRRIAWSFSGGTMGEWARIVGVVADGRQFGLDRDPVPVVYAAAEQAGYGFTVITATTGDPGPLARAVADRIHEADPTRPVDRIRTLEDLVADDVAPTRLNATLFGVFAALALAIAAVGVLGVLAFSVSQRTREFGLRMAIGADRGMVLRSVLREGLLLTGGALVIGGAAAWLGARAMGGLLFEIEPFDLTTFALAGLALAVTALAAAFLPALQATKVDPMQAMRSE, encoded by the coding sequence ATGGGAATCCGGCACCACATGACGGGCGCGCTGCGCGCCGTGCGGCGCAATCCGGGGTATGCGGGGGCCTTCATTCTCACCCTCGGACTCGCGATCGGGGTGAACACCGCGGTGTTCAGCGTGGTGCACGCGGTGCTGCTCGCCCCGCTGCCCTTCCAGGACGCCGACCGGATCGTCTACCTCCAGCAGCCGGCGGTGCGGGCCGGGGTGCCCAACGCCACCTTCTCCTTTCACGAGGTGGCCGACTACCGCGACGGCGTGCCGTCGTTCGACCAGGTGGTGGAGTTCGGCGACTGGACCTTCTCGGTGGTGTCGTCCGACGGCACCGAGCCCCACCGGGCGATCGCGGGGCTCGTGACGAGCAACTACTTCGAGGTGCTGGGCATGCGGCCGGCACTCGGCCGGGCGCTCACCGTGCAGGACGATCAGCCGGGCGCCGAAGCGGTGATCGTGCTCACGCACCGCTACTGGACGCGGGTGTTCGGCGCCGATCCGGCGGTGCTCGACCGGGTGGTGGAGCTGAGCGGCCAGCGCGCGCGGATCGTGGGGGTGCTGGAGCCGGGCTCGCACTACACCGGCTCGCGGCAGCAGGACTTCTACGCCAACTACACCACCAACGACCACTACCAGAGTGCGTCGATGCTGGACAGTCGCACCCATCGCATGACCGACGTGTTCGCGAGGCTGGCCCCCGGGGCCGAGCTCGAGACGGCGGCCCGCGAGGCGCAGACGCTGGCCGCCACCCTGCGCCAGGAGTACCCCGACGCCTATCCGGAGCGGCTGGGCTACGACCTCACGGTGTCGCGCTGGCAGGACGAACTCACCCGCGAGGCGCGGCCGGTCTTCCTGCTGCTCATGGCCACCGTCGGCGCGGTGCTGCTGCTCGCCTGCGCGAACCTCGCCAACCTCACCCTCACGCGGCTCGTGCGCCGGCAGGGGGAGCTGGCCACCCGCGGGGCGCTCGGCGCTTCGCCGGCCGAGCTGCGCGCGGGGCTGGTGGCGGAGAACGTCGTGCTGGCGCTGGCCGGGGCGGCACTCGGGCTCGTGTTCGCGGTGCTGAGCCGGGGCGCGCTCGCCGCCTACGCCGCGCGCTTCACGGTGCGCGCCGACGAGGTGGGGCTGAGCGCCCCGGTGCTCGCCTTCACCCTGGCGGTGGGGATCGGAGTGGCGGTGCTGCTGGCGCTCCTGCCCGGCATGCCGGTGGCTCCGGCGGCCGGCAACCTCTCGGTGGCGGCCGGACGCGCCACCGGGTCGCGGGCCCGCAAGCGGGTGCAGCGAGGGCTCGTGGTCACGCAGCTCGCCCTGTCGTTCGCCCTGCTCACCGGGGCGGGCCTGCTGGTGCGGAGTCTGCTCGCCCTGCAGTCGGTGGATCCGGGGTTCGACACCGACAACGTGGTGACCATGGAGGCCTTCCAGTCGTTCGCGGCCACCGGGCCGCAGCTCTCCAACGACGACCTGTTCCGCCACCTGCGCCACGATGTGATGAGCTTTCCGGGAGTGCGCGCGGTGGCGATCGCCTCGTTCGCGCCGCTCACCGGGTCGAACCCGGTGGCCTGGAATTTCGCGGTCGAAGGCGGAGAGACCGACGAGAGCCAGAGCGTGCTCGCCGCCTTCAACAACGTCACGCCCGGGTACTTCGACGCGCTGGGCATGACGCTGCTGCGGGGCCGGCCGATCGAGATGATGGACGGTCCCGACGCCGAGCCCGTGGTGGTGGTGAGCGAGAGCTTGGCCGAGACGCTCTTCGGCGCCGACGAGGCGGTGGGCCGCCGGATCGCCTGGTCGTTCAGCGGCGGAACCATGGGGGAGTGGGCCCGCATCGTGGGGGTGGTGGCCGACGGCCGGCAGTTCGGGCTCGACCGCGATCCGGTGCCGGTCGTGTATGCCGCGGCGGAGCAGGCCGGATACGGCTTCACGGTGATCACGGCCACCACCGGTGATCCGGGGCCGCTCGCGCGGGCCGTCGCCGACCGCATTCACGAGGCCGACCCCACGCGACCCGTCGATCGCATCCGCACGCTGGAGGATCTCGTGGCCGACGACGTGGCGCCCACCCGTCTCAACGCCACCCTTTTCGGGGTGTTCGCGGCGCTCGCCCTGGCCATCGCCGCGGTGGGAGTGCTCGGGGTGCTCGCCTTCTCGGTGAGCCAGCGCACGCGGGAGTTCGGACTCCGGATGGCCATCGGGGCCGATCGCGGCATGGTGTTGCGCTCGGTGCTTCGCGAGGGACTCCTGCTCACCGGGGGTGCCCTCGTGATCGGCGGGGCGGCGGCCTGGCTGGGTGCCCGAGCCATGGGGGGGCTGCTCTTCGAGATCGAGCCCTTCGACCTCACCACCTTCGCGCTCGCCGGGCTGGCGCTGGCGGTCACCGCCCTCGCGGCGGCCTTCCTGCCCGCCCTGCAGGCCACGAAGGTCGACCCCATGCAGGCCATGAGGAGCGAGTGA
- a CDS encoding DUF72 domain-containing protein, with translation MADRVGTSGWSYDEWKGPFYPDDLPSSEMLSWYAQRLGAVEVNNTFYRMPKRTVLEQWAEQVPDDFRFVIKASRRITHNGKLGPDAKDPLDFLTGNLSALGSRFGALLLQTPPWLKADLDLLRTFLDWIPEGVRAAFEFRSTSWFEPTVYEVLAERGHAFVAADTGNPEKDPPLVAGGGWCYARLRKEAYDDGELEGWAERIAALDVADRFVFFKHEDEGAGPRLAARFVELMGGS, from the coding sequence ATGGCCGACCGGGTCGGCACCAGCGGATGGTCGTACGACGAGTGGAAGGGCCCCTTCTATCCCGACGATCTGCCGTCGAGCGAGATGCTCTCCTGGTACGCGCAGCGTCTGGGCGCGGTGGAGGTGAACAACACCTTCTACCGCATGCCGAAGCGCACCGTGCTCGAGCAGTGGGCGGAGCAGGTGCCCGACGATTTCCGGTTCGTGATCAAGGCGTCGCGCCGGATCACGCACAACGGCAAGCTCGGGCCCGATGCGAAGGATCCCCTCGACTTTCTCACCGGCAACCTCTCGGCGCTCGGCTCCCGCTTCGGGGCACTGCTCCTGCAGACGCCCCCCTGGCTCAAGGCCGACCTCGATCTCCTGCGCACCTTTCTCGACTGGATTCCCGAGGGCGTGCGGGCGGCCTTCGAATTCCGAAGCACGAGCTGGTTCGAGCCGACGGTGTACGAAGTGCTCGCGGAGCGGGGGCATGCCTTCGTGGCCGCCGATACCGGAAACCCGGAAAAGGATCCCCCGCTCGTGGCCGGGGGCGGGTGGTGCTACGCGCGTCTCAGGAAAGAGGCGTACGACGACGGCGAGCTGGAGGGCTGGGCCGAGCGGATCGCCGCCCTCGACGTGGCCGATCGCTTCGTCTTCTTCAAGCACGAGGACGAGGGCGCGGGGCCCCGCCTGGCGGCGCGGTTCGTCGAGCTGATGGGAGGTTCCTGA
- a CDS encoding dicarboxylate/amino acid:cation symporter, giving the protein MKLHTKIAIGLVAGALAGGLANALFPDAAWVAWIADNIAYPVGQVFLRLLFMTVVPIVFTSIVLGVAGIGDMKTLGRLGGRTMIYFGLSTLIAATIGLTLVNTIRPGGGLPPDVRDDLMAQFSGGASDLAASGATDFGIGTFVNIVPRNPVAAAADMDMLALIFFSLIFGAALTLIPRAKAQPVIDVLDGIGEAIIRIIDMAMHLAPYGVFGLIFVITSQFGWGILAQLSMYVIVVLLGLLLHAAIGISGLVRIFGRMSPVRFWKAVTAPIVTAFSTSSSMATLPTSIKTAEDELDVQPKVAGFVLPLGATMNMNGTSLFEGVTVLFLAQVFGVELGVSEQIVVVILAVLTAIGAAGVPGGSLPLMMLVMATVGVPPEGIAIILGVDRILDMARTTLNVCGDISAAVYVDRIDREMEGLAPAQHTAAGG; this is encoded by the coding sequence GTGAAGCTCCATACCAAGATCGCCATCGGACTGGTGGCCGGAGCGCTGGCTGGTGGGCTGGCCAACGCATTGTTTCCGGACGCCGCATGGGTCGCGTGGATCGCGGACAACATCGCCTACCCGGTCGGGCAGGTGTTCCTGCGACTCCTCTTCATGACCGTGGTGCCGATCGTCTTCACCTCGATCGTGCTGGGTGTCGCGGGCATCGGCGACATGAAGACGCTGGGCCGTCTCGGCGGCCGCACGATGATCTACTTCGGTCTCTCGACGCTGATCGCGGCCACGATCGGGCTCACCCTGGTCAACACGATCCGCCCCGGGGGCGGCCTGCCCCCGGATGTACGCGACGACCTGATGGCGCAGTTCTCCGGAGGCGCCAGCGATCTGGCCGCCTCGGGCGCCACCGATTTCGGCATCGGCACCTTCGTGAACATCGTGCCGCGCAATCCGGTGGCCGCCGCCGCCGACATGGACATGCTGGCGCTGATCTTCTTCTCGCTGATCTTCGGCGCGGCCCTCACCCTGATCCCGCGGGCCAAGGCCCAGCCGGTGATCGACGTGCTCGACGGCATCGGTGAGGCGATCATCCGCATCATCGACATGGCCATGCATCTGGCCCCGTACGGCGTGTTCGGCCTGATCTTCGTGATCACGTCGCAGTTCGGCTGGGGGATTCTCGCCCAGCTCAGCATGTACGTGATCGTGGTTCTCCTGGGACTCCTGTTGCACGCGGCCATCGGCATCTCGGGACTGGTGCGCATCTTCGGCCGCATGAGTCCGGTACGCTTCTGGAAGGCGGTCACCGCCCCGATCGTGACGGCCTTCTCGACCAGTTCGTCGATGGCCACGCTCCCCACCTCGATCAAGACGGCGGAAGACGAGCTCGACGTGCAGCCCAAGGTGGCCGGTTTCGTCCTGCCGCTCGGTGCCACGATGAACATGAACGGCACCTCGCTCTTCGAGGGCGTGACGGTGCTGTTTCTCGCACAGGTGTTCGGCGTCGAGCTCGGGGTGAGCGAGCAGATCGTGGTGGTGATCCTCGCCGTGCTCACCGCCATCGGTGCCGCGGGCGTGCCGGGGGGTTCGCTGCCCCTGATGATGCTGGTGATGGCCACCGTGGGCGTGCCCCCCGAGGGCATCGCGATCATCCTCGGCGTCGACCGGATTCTCGACATGGCGCGCACGACCCTCAACGTGTGCGGCGACATCTCGGCAGCGGTCTACGTCGACCGCATCGACCGCGAGATGGAGGGGCTGGCCCCGGCGCAGCACACGGCAGCCGGCGGATAG